A genome region from Sphingobium sp. WTD-1 includes the following:
- a CDS encoding TonB-dependent receptor — protein MKAHYSIRALALASAAWTGAMAFPAFAQDASAPAADTEEAGIIVTARRREETLVSVPIAVSAFSGADLERGGAIDISDLANVTPNTTLEASRGTNSTLTAFIRGVGQQDPVSGFEQGVGIYLDDVYLNRPQGALLDIYDVERIEVLRGPQGTLYGRNTIGGAVKYVTRMLPQDFSLKLKGTYGSYDQADGIISVSAPIGDLMRVGGAFARLSRGGFGKNLTTGQDNYNKDVWAGRATFEMGGYGAPVLMRITGDYTKDKSNPRGGHRLIPGQASGAPVLDDVFDTRGGLVDPKQYVKSYGLSMNLTAELNDAVTLRSISAWRKDDSASPIDFDALPAVDVDVPAYYKNEQLSQEFQLLYDKGRLHGMVGFYYLDASADTQFDTRIFTTVAGLTAFTQANVDTETYAVFGDMSFDLTDQLSLSAGGRYTWDTRRANILRQSYLGGGSPVFDGAGIPFGAPSTNFRGEREFKKFTPRFSVSYKPTADHNIYASYSKGFKGGGFDPRGVGTNAPDLNGDGIRQDSEIASFLSFAPEQVDSYEVGYKGNLMDGALYVAVAGFYADYKDVQIPGSVACTVNVGGVATPSFCGVVSNAGKARFKGLEFESNARLGRDIFSGGDRLNLQTAIGFIDADYREYIANIASVPTDVADYRRVQNTPKWTASGTLSYNVPVGDGSLYFGSTVSWRSKTYQFEIPNPYIDQKGYALWDASLVYTAPSDRWSIGVHGKNLLDKEYKTSGYTFVAANPVTGAIINNAAGYPTPSLGKEGTLTAFYGNPRQVFVTGSVKF, from the coding sequence ATGAAGGCCCATTACAGCATTCGTGCCCTTGCCCTCGCATCCGCCGCCTGGACCGGCGCGATGGCATTCCCCGCCTTCGCGCAGGACGCATCGGCGCCCGCCGCCGACACCGAAGAGGCCGGCATCATCGTCACTGCCCGCCGGCGTGAGGAAACGCTGGTGTCCGTGCCGATCGCGGTCAGCGCCTTCTCTGGCGCTGATCTGGAACGGGGCGGGGCGATCGACATCAGCGATCTTGCCAATGTCACCCCCAACACCACGCTGGAGGCGTCGCGCGGCACCAATTCGACGCTGACCGCCTTCATCCGCGGCGTTGGTCAGCAGGATCCGGTTTCCGGCTTCGAACAGGGCGTCGGCATCTATCTCGACGATGTCTATCTCAACCGGCCGCAGGGCGCACTGCTCGACATCTACGACGTCGAACGGATCGAGGTGCTGCGCGGCCCGCAGGGCACGCTCTATGGCCGCAACACGATCGGCGGCGCGGTCAAATATGTGACCAGGATGCTGCCGCAGGACTTCTCGCTCAAGCTCAAGGGCACTTATGGCAGCTATGATCAGGCCGATGGCATCATCAGCGTGTCGGCGCCGATCGGCGACCTGATGCGCGTCGGTGGCGCCTTTGCCCGCCTGTCCCGTGGCGGCTTCGGCAAGAATCTCACCACCGGGCAGGATAATTATAACAAGGATGTCTGGGCCGGCCGCGCCACCTTCGAAATGGGCGGCTATGGCGCCCCGGTGCTGATGCGCATCACCGGCGACTATACCAAGGACAAGAGCAATCCGCGTGGCGGCCATCGCCTGATTCCGGGGCAGGCATCGGGCGCGCCGGTGCTGGACGATGTGTTCGACACCCGTGGCGGGCTGGTCGATCCCAAGCAATATGTGAAGTCCTACGGCCTGTCGATGAACCTGACGGCCGAACTCAATGATGCGGTGACGCTGCGCTCGATCAGCGCCTGGCGCAAGGATGACAGCGCCTCGCCGATCGACTTCGACGCGCTGCCCGCTGTCGATGTCGATGTGCCGGCCTATTACAAGAACGAACAGCTCAGCCAGGAATTCCAGCTGCTCTACGATAAGGGCCGGCTGCACGGCATGGTCGGCTTCTATTATCTCGATGCCAGCGCCGACACCCAGTTCGATACCCGCATCTTCACCACCGTGGCCGGGCTGACCGCCTTCACCCAGGCCAATGTCGATACCGAAACCTATGCCGTGTTCGGCGACATGAGCTTCGACCTGACCGATCAGCTCAGCCTGTCGGCTGGTGGCCGCTATACCTGGGATACGCGCCGGGCCAATATCCTGCGGCAAAGCTATCTGGGTGGCGGCTCGCCCGTGTTCGACGGGGCGGGCATTCCCTTCGGTGCGCCCAGCACCAACTTCCGTGGCGAGCGCGAGTTCAAGAAGTTCACGCCGCGCTTCTCGGTCAGCTACAAGCCGACCGCCGATCACAATATCTACGCCAGCTATTCCAAGGGCTTCAAGGGCGGCGGCTTCGACCCGCGCGGGGTCGGCACCAACGCGCCCGACCTCAATGGCGACGGCATTCGTCAGGACAGCGAAATCGCCTCCTTCCTCAGCTTCGCGCCCGAACAGGTCGACAGCTATGAAGTCGGCTACAAGGGCAATCTGATGGACGGCGCCCTCTATGTCGCGGTCGCCGGCTTCTATGCCGACTATAAGGATGTGCAGATCCCCGGCTCGGTCGCCTGCACCGTCAATGTCGGCGGCGTTGCGACGCCCTCCTTCTGCGGTGTCGTGTCGAACGCCGGCAAGGCGCGCTTCAAGGGGCTGGAGTTCGAAAGCAATGCCCGCCTTGGCCGCGATATCTTCAGCGGCGGCGACCGTCTGAACCTGCAGACCGCGATCGGCTTCATCGATGCCGATTATCGCGAATATATCGCCAATATCGCCAGCGTGCCGACCGATGTCGCCGACTATCGCCGGGTCCAGAACACGCCGAAATGGACCGCCAGCGGCACGCTCAGCTATAATGTCCCGGTGGGGGATGGCAGCCTCTATTTCGGCAGCACCGTCTCCTGGCGCTCGAAGACCTATCAGTTCGAAATCCCCAACCCCTATATCGATCAGAAGGGCTATGCGCTGTGGGATGCGAGCCTGGTCTATACCGCGCCCAGCGATCGCTGGAGCATCGGCGTCCATGGCAAGAACCTGCTCGACAAGGAATATAAGACCTCGGGCTATACCTTCGTCGCGGCCAATCCGGTGACCGGTGCGATCATCAACAATGCGGCCGGCTATCCCACCCCCTCGCTCGGCAAGGAAGGCACGCTGACTGCCTTCTACGGCAACCCGCGCCAGGTGTTCGTGACCGGTTCGGTCAAGTTCTGA